Proteins encoded together in one Glandiceps talaboti chromosome 11, keGlaTala1.1, whole genome shotgun sequence window:
- the LOC144442788 gene encoding cohesin subunit SA-2-like isoform X3, with amino-acid sequence MMPSRTGKKSKDGAGAAAAAAVAAAALGELAVGLGEPGPSHESLEFVHVEAPPLPPPPPLPIQEHHRSGGEDSDFEDPHATKVKKKSGKGTGGGKKGKRGKGKAKQQQEAEQQNGAEPVTLFEIVKQGKGALQSVVDEWIESYKNDRDAAVIDLINYFMQCSGCKGQVTAEMYVSGNMDYSDIIRKMTEEFDEESGDYPLIQTGAAFRKFKNNFCEFVQLLVRQCQYSILYDQYLMDNVVSLLTGLSDSQVRAFRHTSTLAAMKLMTALVNVALNLSVSQDNTQRQYDAEKAKQMPKRAAERLEMLLAKRKELQENMEEVNQMMNNIFKGVFVHRYRDTQPEIRAICLGEIGIWMKNYSETFLSDSYLKYVGWTLHDKVGEVRQKCLFALIPLYSNPELAPKLELFTNRFKDRIVSMTLDKEVEVAVQAIKVVTLIFKFNEEILSVEDRENVYQLVYSSHRNVAQAAGEFLNECLFKRDDTQASHRSNKRRSPNAPLIKDLVQFFIESELHEHAAYLVDAVWDINDMVKDWDCMTELLLEEPGRGEDALDDRQETALIEVMVSAARQAAEGHPPVGRSSAKKQILTSKEKKAVMDDKMKLTEHFIAKLPELLAKYTVDAEKVANLLEIPQHFDVEIYTTSRLEKHLDTLLKHMKEIVEKHTESEVLDACAKTYEYLCNEEYAIQPKVDVARSTLIDGLVEKMKRSYKGFFESDDPDDDDTYALSSSIKRINAFHNYHDLTGWNLYDMLFTLVRQGSDRSVPEEILTKAISCIQYALMWSIKRLDESNPDKTDMKKLRKRISETIKQCDNLMLVNSNSTVKEEAFITVCDLLVTFSKQLGRNAAVLSSLVYTPDRDLQDNLTSFIADNIFVEDEDGGHDEEEEGDDSAKIEMLHKRRNLLASFCKLIVFNVIEMKAAASVFKHYMKYYNDYGDIIKMTLAKSREINKVDCARTLGLSLSQLFTEMKEEEEFDQDRASQQMNAVKELARRFSLTFGLDQIKTRDAVAALHKEGIVFSLTPLDNPRDPAGPPPNIGYLEVLSEFTSKLMRQDKKTVLSYLDKSLKEGMTEQEGDKWQPIKIYRNSLLQADNVAEQGRAAGMAGKPGKGRGQKGRIGGTKRKIPLPEDESSTDSQWVAKEQMMQQQQRQQQQQQQQQQIQQHQQQLLHQQQQQQQQQMQQTHHHQQQQHFQQQLQQQQHYQQQQQHQQQQHRHMVEPQQGAQQILEAMAGGRPVTKRRRIEEEGSSERGDESSQGSEKDFEGRAALQHEEEEEDDDEDEIEEESSEEEGQEEMDTGY; translated from the exons ATGATGCCATCAAGGACTGGCAAAAAAAGTAAAGATGGTGCTGGTGCTGCAGCAGCTGCCGCTGTTGCTGCTGCAGCCCTTGGTGAGCTTGCTGTAGGTTTAGGGGAACCAGGGCCATCACATGAATCACTGGAATTTGTACATGTTGAAGCACCGccgctaccaccaccaccaccactaccaat ACAAGAACATCATCGTTCTGGTGGAGAAGACAGTGATTTTGAAGATCCACATGCTAccaaagtgaagaaaaaaagtgGCAAAGGCACTGGT GGTGGCAAGAAAGGTAAAAGAGGGAAAGGCAAGGCCAAGCAACAACAGGAAGCTGAACAACAAAATGGAGCTGAGCCTGTCACATTATTCGAAATTGTAAAACAAGGGAAAGGTGCACTTCAG tcaGTGGTTGATGAGTGGATAGAGTCGTACAAGAATGACCGCGATGCTGCAGTGATTGATCTTATTAACTACTTTATGCAGTGTTCAGGGTGCAAAGGTCAGGTCACAGCTGAAATGTATGTGTCTGGTAATATGGACTACAGTGATATCATACGTAAAATGACAGAAGAATTTGATGAG GAAAGTGGGGACTATCCACTGATTCAAACTGGTGCAGCATTCCGGAAATTCAAAAACAATTTCTGTGAATTTGTCCAGCTGTTAGTACGCCAATGTCAGTATAGTATACTGTATGATCAGTATTTGATGGATAACGTTGTATCATTACTCACTGGTTTGAGTGATTCCCAAGTCAGAGCATTCAGACATACAAGTACTTTAGCTG CAATGAAATTAATGACTGCACTGGTGAACGTAGCTTTGAATCTGAGTGTTAGTCAAGACAATACACAGAGACAGTATGATGCAGAGAAAGCCAAACAGATGCCAAAGAGAGCTGCAGAACGTCTTGAGATGTTACTTGCCAAGAGAAAAGAACTTCAAGAAAACATGGAAGAAGTTAACCAGATGATGAATAATATCTTCAAAGGAGTCTTTGTACACAGATACAG AGATACACAACCTGAGATCAGAGCCATATGTCTTGGAGAAATTGGTATATGGATGAAGAATTACAGTGAAACTTTTCTCAGTGATAGCTACCTCAAATATGTTGGATGGACACTACATGATAAA GTTGGTGAAGTACGACAGAAGTGTTTATTTGCATTGATACCACTGTATTCAAATCCAGAACTAGCTCCAAAACTTGAACTGTTCACCAACCGATTCAAAGATCGCATTGTCTCCATGACTCTAGATAAGGAAGTAGAGGTTGCTGTCCAGGCAATCAAAGTTGTCACACTCATCTTCAA AtttaatgaagaaatattatctGTAGAAGATAGGGAAAATGTATATCAGCTGGTTTACTCCTCACACCGGAATGTAGCCCAGGCTGCCGGAGAGTTTCTCAATGAATGTCTATTTAAACGTGATGATACCCAGGCTAGTCACCGTAGCAACAAAAGACGCAGCCCAAATGCACCACTTATCAAAGATCTAGTACAATTCTTTATAGAGAGTGAG CTTCATGAACATGCTGCGTACCTAGTAGATGCTGTATGGGATATCAATGACATGGTCAAAGACTGGGATTGTATGACAGAGCTACTGTTAGAAGAGCCAGGCAGAGGGGAAGATG CCCTTGATGACCGACAGGAGACAGCATTGATTGAAGTCATGGTGAGTGCTGCAAGACAAGCTGCTGAAGGACATCCTCCTGTAGGTAGAAGCTCTGCTAAGAAG CAAATTTTAACAAGCAAAGAGAAGAAAGCTGTAATGGATGACAAAATGAAATTGACAGAACATTTCATTGCCAAACTTCCTGAACTGTTAGCAAAG TACACAGTTGATGCAGAGAAGGTAGCAAACCTTCTAGAGATACCTCAACACTTTGATGTTGAGATTTATACAACAAGTAGGTTGGAAAAACATTTGGATACTCTGCTGAAACATATGAAGGAAATAGTGGAGAAGCATACAGAATCTGAG GTGCTTGATGCATGTGCCAAGACCTATGAGTATTTATGCAATGAAGAGTATGCTATTCAGCCTAAAGTTGACGTTGCAAGGAGTACTTTGATTGATGGATTGGTTGAGAAGATGAAAAGAAGTTACAAAGGATTTTTTGAG AGTGATGATCCTGATGATGACGATACATATGCACTGTCATCAAGTATAAAGAGAATTAATGCCTTCCACAA CTATCATGATCTAACTGGTTGGAATCTATATGACATGTTATTCACATTGGTCAGACAAGGTAGTGATCGCAGTGTACCAGAAGAAATACTTACCAAGGCTATCAGTTGTATACAGTATGCTTTGATGTGGAGTATCAAAAGATTAGATGAAAGTAATCCAGACAAG ACTGACATGAAGAAGCTGAGAAAGCGTATATCAGAGACTATCAAACAGTGTGATAATTTAATGCTGGTGAACTCCAACTCAACTGTCAAAGAGGAAGCCTTTATCACTGTATGTGACCTCTTGGTGACCTTTAGTAAACAGCTGGGTAGAAACGCGGCTGTCCTAAGTTCATTAGTCTACACACCAGACAGAGACTTACAAGACAATCTTACGTCTTTTATTGCAGACAACATCTTTGTGGAGGATGAAGATGGAG GTCACGATGAAGAGGAGGAGGGTGATGACTCGGCTAAAATTGAGATGCTTCATAAACGTCGTAATCTTCTAGCAAGCTTTTGTAAACTAATCGTTTTTAACGTCATTGAAATGAAAGCAGCTGCTTCTGTTTTCAAACATTACATGAAG tatTACAACGACTATGGTGATATCATTAAGATGACTCTAGCCAAGTCCAGGGAGATCAACAAAGTGGACTGTGCACGTACACTTGGACTTAGTCTCTCACAG CTATTCACTGAAATGAAAGAGGAGGAAGAATTTGACCAAGACAGAGCTTCCCAACAAATGAACGCTGTCAAGGAGTTAGCTAGAAGGTTTTCGTTGACGTTTGGTTTAGATCAAATCAAGACAAGAGATGCAGTTGCAGCATTACACAA GGAAGGAATAGTGTTTAGTTTGACACCGTTAGATAACCCGAGAGATCCAGCAGGACCACCACCTAATATAGGTTATCTAGAAGTACTCAGTGAATTCACCAGTAAACTAATGAGACAAGACAAGAAGACTGT GTTGTCCTATCTTGACAAGAGTTTAAAAGAAGGAATGACGGAACAAGAAGGAGACAAGTGGCAACCAAtcaaaatatacagaaatagttTACTACAGGCTGACAATGTTGCTGAACAGGGAAGAGCTGCTGGTATGGCTGGCAAACCCGGCAAAGGACGTGGACAAAAAGGAAGGATAGGAGGAACTAAGAGGAAAATTCCCCTGCCAGAAG ATGAAAGTAGTACAGATAGTCAGTGGGTTGCCAAGGAACAGATGATGCAGCAACAACAGCggcagcaacagcagcagcaacaacaacaacaaatacagcAACATCAACAGCAGCTActccaccaacaacaacaacagcagcagcagcagatGCAGCAAACACATcaccatcaacaacaacaacacttccAGCAACAGTTACAACAGCAGCAGCActatcaacaacaacagcaacaccaacaacaacaacacaggcACATGGTTGAACCACAGCAAGGAGCACAGCAGATCTTAGAAGCCATGGCTGGTGGTCGTCCTGTCACCAAACGACGACGAATTGAAGAAGAAGGCAGCTCAGAGAGGGGAGATGAATCATCACAAGGGTCTGAGAAAGATTTTGA GGGTCGTGCTGCATTGCAACACGAAGAAGAGGAGGAAGATGACGACGAGGATGAAATTGAGGAGGAGAGTTCAGAGGAGGAAGGACAG GAGGAAATGGACACAGGCTACTAA